One region of Mycteria americana isolate JAX WOST 10 ecotype Jacksonville Zoo and Gardens chromosome 17, USCA_MyAme_1.0, whole genome shotgun sequence genomic DNA includes:
- the LOC142418136 gene encoding POU domain, class 5, transcription factor 3-like, which yields MFSPDGGLPAAPFGLLPDAGPPFPRGGFDGAAAQPLFFPFAAEPEAARDPPPARAWLPPPAGPPAKAEARPGRPCRQPSPEPRAAACCGPAWPAPPWAGPAPPGAATAALPGPPFPGTAAAAFPGPQLCPAALQPGSGGLSGLGSSGSSSGAASEGGHSSDSGDEDAPTSEELEQFAKDLKHKRIMLGFTQADVGLALGTLYGKMFSQTTICRFEALQLSFKNMCKLKPLLQRWLNEAENTDNMQEMCNAEQVLAQARKRKRRTSIETNVKGTLESFFRKCVKPSPQEISQIAEDLNLDKDVVRVWFCNRRQKGKRLLLPFGNEAEGVMYDMNQSLVPTSLPIPVTSQGYSLAPSPPVYMPPFHKAEMFPQALQPGLSMSNSSH from the exons ATGTTCAGCCCGGacggggggctgccggccgccccctTCGGCCTCCTGCCCGACGCCGGCCCGCCCTTCCCCCGCGGCGGCTTCGACGGGGCGGCCGCCCAGCCGCTCTTCTTCCCTTTCGCCGCCGAGCCCGAGGCCGCCCGCgacccgccgccggcccgcgcctggctgcccccgcccgccgggccgcccgccaAGGCGGAGGCGCGCCCGGGCCGGCCCTGCCGCCAGCCCTCGCCcgagccccgcgccgcggcctgctgcggcccggcctggcccgccCCGCCCTGGGCCGGGCCCGCGCCCCCCggcgccgccaccgccgccctgcccggcccgcccttccccggcaccgccgccgccgccttccccggcccccagctctgccccgccGCCCTGCAGCCGGGCTCCGGCGGCCTCTCCGGGCTGGGCAGTAGCGGCAGCTCCAGCGGCGCCGCCAGCGAGGGCGGACACTCCAGCGACAGCGGCGACGAG GATGCGCCAACCTCAGAAGAGCTGGAGCAGTTTGCCAAGGACCTCAAGCACAAGCGCATCATGCTGGGCTTCACCCAGGCTGACGTGGGGCTGGCTCTGGGCACCCTCTACG GGAAGATGTTCAGCCAGACGACCATCTGCCGCTTCGAAGCGCTCCAGCTCAGCTTCAAGAACATGTGCAAGCTGAAGCCGCTGCTGCAGCGTTGGCTCAACGAGGCGGAGAACACAGACAACATGCAAGAG ATGTGCAATGCGGAGCAAGTGTTGGCCCAAGCCCGGAAGAGAAAGCGCAGGACCAGCATTGAGACCAACGTGAAGGGGACGCTGGAGAGCTTCTTCCGCAAGTGCGTGAAGCCCAGTCCCCAGGAGATCTCCCAGATCGCCGAGGACCTCAACCTGGACAAAGAT GTGGTCCGGGTCTGGTTCTGCAACCGGCGTCAGAAAGGCaaacggctgctgctgcccttcggCAATGAGGCGGAGGGAGTGATGTACGACATGAACCAGTCCCTGGTGCCCACCAGCCTGCCCATCCCGGTGACATCCCAGGGCTACAGCCTGGCACCCTCCCCTCCCGTCTACATGCCGCCCTTCCACAAAGCCGAGATGTTCCCTCAAGCGCTGCAACCTGGGCTCTCCATGAGCAACAGCAGCCACTGA
- the FUT7 gene encoding alpha-(1,3)-fucosyltransferase 7 — protein sequence MPRTSPLPRPPWGRPSVKVVVSAGVFVTTLWNLRCFLNPSEVSGGAPKHTEPLVVLVWEWPSKQVPNVSGDVCHELYSIAGCWLTTERQLLGRADVVVFPHATLQPGRDRLPRERPPGQNWVWVSLESPSNTKALAQWNQTFNWVMTYRRDSDIFMPYGKLVPNRSATVNIPTKTNLVSWVISNYHRTQKRAEIYKNLSRYLHVNIYGKANKKPLCKDCLLPTTSKSKFYLAFENSIHQDYITEKLWRNSLMAGTVPVVLGPPRANYEQFVPADSFIHVDDFGSLAELATFLKTMNSSRYRQFFAWQKRYSVKLFADWRERICTICTAYPSLPRGRVYPDLKSWFNT from the coding sequence ATGCCTCGGACATCACCGCTGCCACGGCCACCGTGGGGCCGGCCCAGTGTGAAGGTGGTGGTCAGCGCTGGGGTGTTTGTAACCACCCTCTGGAATCTAAGGTGCTTCCTCAACCCCTCCGAGGTCTCTGGAGGAGCCCCCAAGCACACTGAGccgctggtggtgctggtgtggGAATGGCCCTCAAAGCAGGTCCCCAATGTCAGCGGGGACGTTTGCCATGAGCTGTACAGCATTGCGGGCTGCTGGCTCACCACGGAGCGGCAGCTGCTGGGCCGGGCAGATGTTGTGGTGTTCCCCCACGCCACGCTCcagccaggcagggacaggctgcccagggagagGCCGCCGGGGCAGAACTGGGTGTGGGTCTCCCTGGAGTCCCCCTCCAACACTAAAGCTCTAGCACAATGGAACCAGACCTTCAACTGGGTGATGACCTACAGACGGGACTCAGACATCTTCATGCCCTACGGCAAGCTTGTGCCCAACCGGTCGGCCACTGTGAACATTCCCACGAAGACCAACTTGGTGTCCTGGGTTATCAGCAACTACCACAGGACTCAGAAAAGAGCTGAAATCTACAAAAACCTCTCCAGGTACCTCCATGTGAACATATatgggaaagcaaacaaaaagccactTTGCAAGGACTGCCTCTTGCCAACGACATCCAAGTCCAAGTTCTACCTGGCCTTTGAGAACTCCATCCATCAGGACTACATCACTGAAAAGCTCTGGAGGAACTCGCTGATGGCCGGCACTGTGCCCGTGGTGCTGGGGCCTCCCCGGGCCAACTACGAGCAGTTTGTTCCTGCAGACTCCTTCATTCACGTCGATGACTTTGgctccctggcagagctggcCACCTTCCTGAAGACCATGAACTCCAGCCGCTACCGGCAGTTCTTTGCCTGGCAGAAGAGGTACAGTGTGAAGCTCTTCGCTGACTGGAGGGAGCGCATCTGCACCATCTGCACCGCCTACCCCAGCCTGCCCCGCGGCCGTGTCTATCCTGACCTGAAGAGCTGGTTCAACACCTAG
- the NPDC1 gene encoding LOW QUALITY PROTEIN: neural proliferation differentiation and control protein 1 (The sequence of the model RefSeq protein was modified relative to this genomic sequence to represent the inferred CDS: deleted 2 bases in 1 codon), which translates to MVAARGAAARRGALLLLLAALGACRLRLARAAASCPRSLDCALQRREFCPPGSGACGPCLPPFQEDDHGRCVQKQLSPSGRTSIPSLEEEIDLLADVLARQEAPHPHPLRDGKPRTTPVPASSRQHVASGLREGLLQRAPAGRQAAATLPTSTTAAVKKYPVEASPIPSNDDMVLGLIVVCTVAGISALIVAAVCWCRLQKEVRLTQKADYSAQRAASPLPYDKISVRHPCPSLQGVWLWGQARALLEGLPTQQGTPASRAGGSGARPPCLSLLSLQPGDKTLAQSAQMYHYQHQKQQMLSMEKHKEEPKLPDSASSDEENEDGDFTVYECPGLAPTGEMEVRNPLFDDSSLHPSNPKSHQ; encoded by the exons cagcgTCGTGTCCCCGGAGCCTGGACTGTGCCCTGCAGCGCCGGGAGTTCTGCCCGCCGGGGTCGGGTGCCTgtggcccctgcctgccccccttCCAGGAGGATGACCACGGGCGATGCGTCCAGAAGCAGCTCTCACCCAGCG GGCGGACGTCCATTCCCAGCTTGGAGGAAGAAATCGATCTTCTGGCGGACGTGCTGGCCAGGCAAGAGGCTCCTCACCCCCATCCTCTGCGGGATGGCAAGCCCAGGA CCACCCCGGTCCCCGCCAGCAGCAGACAGCACGTGGCCAGTGGGCTGAGAGAGGGGCTTCTGCAGCGGGCTCCCGCTGGCAGACAGGCAGCCGCcaccctccccacctccaccacAGCTGCGGTCAAGAAGTACCCAGTGGAGGCATCCCCCATCCCTTCAAATGATGACATGGTGCTCG GGCTGATCGTGGTGTGCACAGTGGCTGGGATCTCGGCACTGATCGTGGCTGCGGTCTGCTGGTGCAG GCTGCAGAAGGAGGTCAGGCTGACGCAGAAAGCAGACTACTCAGCACAGCGAGCAGCCAGCCCCTTGCCCTACGACAAGATCTCGGTAAGGCACCCGTGTCCCTCCTTGCAGGGTGTTTGGCTCTGGGGCCAGGCACGTGCTCTGCTCGAGGGGCTTCCGACACAGCAGGGGACACCTgccagccgggctgggggc tCTGGAGCCCGGCCTCCATGCCTGTCCTTGCTctctctgcagcctggggacaagACGCTGGCTCAGAGTGCCCAGATGTACCACTACCAGCACCAAAAGCAGCAGATGCTCTCCATGGAGAA GCATAAAGAGGAGCCCAAGCTGCCGGACTCGGCGTCATCCGATGAGGAGAATGAGGATGGAGACTTCACCGTGTACGAGTGCCCTGGGCTGGCTCCG ACTGGAGAAATGGAAGTGAGGAACCCGCTGTTTGACGACTCCTCCTTACACCCCTCCAACCCCAAATCGCACCAGTAA